From the genome of Triticum aestivum cultivar Chinese Spring chromosome 1A, IWGSC CS RefSeq v2.1, whole genome shotgun sequence:
CAACATATTGGGCGATTTGGAAGCTTTGCAAACAGGTCATGCCTTGAAGGAAACTCATTCGGTTGCCGGTTGAACtgatcttctatgcttgtgcatttGTCAAATACTGGGCAGGGCTCCATTCTAGAGATGACATGGATGCATTGATGACTGGAAGAATTGCTCTTCAGGAGGTGGCTGTGAATGTTCATGGTGCTACTACTCGTCCTTCCGATGGCATACTAAGGACAATCGAAGATATTCGTGCTCAGGCGAATGAAGATAGTGGTGCAAGGTTCTGAAGTTTCTAGTGGTTGTTgctgtatagtactccctccgttctgaattactcgtcgcataaatggatgtatctagatgtattttagttctagatacatcaatttctgcgacgagtaatttggaacggagggagtatatgatttaGGCCTGATGCCGTGGCATAGATGCTGCTTTTGGGGGATGATCTTACACTGGTGCTGTGGTTTTTCGAGTTGTACCGTGGCATAGCTGTTGCTTTCGCTCCCCCTGCTTGTAATATTCAGAGCCTTGTAACTTCAGTGTGCAAGCAATAGGCGGCACTTGTAGTTTCTATCATggcatgttttttctttttttgcactgGATGATGCTCATTGTCTGTAGACAGTGCGGGTCGTATGGGAAAATAAAGTTAGGCTTCAGTATTATAAATAAAGGATACCAGCAAAGAAAAAGGCTGTATGATGGCAAAAATTCAAGGATGCCTGCAAAGAAAACACTGTATGAGCAAAAAATTCCGGGATACCTGCACAAAAATGATGGCAAAAAGTTTTCCGTCGCCGGGACTTGAACCCGGGTCTCTCGGGTGAGAGCCGAGTATCCTAACCACCTAGACTACGACGGATCCTGTTGTTCAGATCATTAACATTAGTTTTGTTCAAAGAGCATCCGTTGCAAAACGCAGACTACTAACGTGGAAACTGTTACTGGTTCAACACAATTTGCAATTTGCCATTGATTCCAGGAAGAAACCCAAGATATGGTTTGAGGTACACACAATTTGTGCTACTAGGCCCTATCATACAGATACAGGGTACTAGGGATATGCCCAGAACAGGTTTGTAACTGATgccagcagcagtagcagatgcGTTTCTTTTTTCCGGATGCGTTCTTGTTCTGTTCATCTTCCGAGTGAAGAAGCGCACATTCAAATTGTCAGTAACTTGTTGCCAGGATAGACATCTTCGTAGCAGGAGGTACATGGCATTGGATCACATCACTTGCTCTCAGTACATCCAATGTGCAGGCAAGATTGCTCAGTCATTTCTTCCACTGGGGCAGCCGTTGGACGACGACCTGCAAGAAGAAACACGGCTTGTTTTTTTCAGAAAGAAATGGCGCTCGTGACAACAAAGCCGGAGACAGTGCATGAGGCTAATGAAATCATGCCTTGCCGGAGTTCTCCTTGTTCCCGACGATCGTCTGGCAGGTAAGCCTCCATGACTCCGGTTTCTGGCAAAGGCAACGAGGTGCAGAGTGCACAGTTAAGTCGCAGCTCCTCTGTAATGTGAACCACAGTGGAGACAGCAGCAGAAACTTTCAGAATCGGAGGAGAATCAGAATGAAACCTTCTTCAGGTAACGATTCTCGGCGTCTGTCCTTGGGCTCAGGAGCTCCTTCCCGTCGATAATCTGCGCACAAAGGTTCACACTCTGGAGGAATCAGTCACAGTTACAGTTCAGAGCAGCCATTGTGCACAGCGAGATAGCGTGCGGTGCCATTTTCAGTTGCGGTGTTGCACATGATGCAGTGAGTTACTAGTCGGGAAGGAGAGGGAGTGGTGTACCTCGACGATGCAGGTGccgcagctgccgccgccgccgcagttcATCAGCTTCCCCTGCAGCGCACGCACCAGGAACCATTAGTCCACACTCCACAGCGGCAGAGGAGAAATCAGAAGGGGAATTAAGCCAGAGTAGGTGAGGAGGTTAGTGAGGGAGGGTGGCTCACGTATGCCGCGTAGAGCTCGATCTTGTTCTCGACCATGACGTCCCGGAGGAGCTTGTCGCCGCTGACCGCCGCCGCCCTGTCCACCGGGTACGACCCGTCGGCGCCCGGCTTCGGCTGCACgcacatcacagaaaatcaattaAACCTCGCCGCCCGGAGTCCGGAGCCAGCGGAGACCATCGAGGTTGAGTCCTTACCCCGAGGAACTCGAGCTCGATTTGGGGCttgggcggcgccggcgccggtgcgCCGGGCGAAAGGTCGGGCGAGGCGGCAGAGCATCTGATGGGGGACAAGGCCGCGGTGGAGCGCGTGGGCCTGTAATGGCTGCTGCCTGCCCTGGCGTAGGCCGGGGAGGCTGTGGGGAGGGGGAGGACGGAGAAGAGCGCCGCGGAGCTCGTGGCCGCCATGCTCTCGCTGCTCTTGGCGGGGACGTGGCCGCGTCTGTTTGTTCGGAAAAAAGGCGCCGGTTTTATCGCTACAACGTCGCCGCGCGGAAGGTGTGGCCGTCGAGCCTGCACGGGCCACACCTGCGGCTGCTCTCGTGTTGGATGGAAACTGTTAGAAACGTCTAGTTTGtaacctttttttttcttcttctcaaaTTCTAATATCAATTTACATCCTAAAAATAGTACTAGGTTCTAATTTCAAAGTTGCCTTacatgggcgggggggggggggggggggtcataccTCCGCCTCCCGCTGGTGGTTCCCATCTGGTGCTCCGACATCAAGAAAGAAAGGAAATTGTGGTTTTATATATTCTGCGTGCAATTAGAATTAGGTTAGGGTTTGGCGTCATGGTGGAATCATTTGGATGGTGGCGCATCAAATAGTCGTGCCTTGATTTTCATTGCATCTCAACAACATTGTAGACTCGATGAGTTTGTCGTCCTTGGGCATGTGTTTCAGCTTTAGCCTGTAGGTGGTGTAGGTTTGGTCATCAACTTTGATCTTGTTAACGGTGACGGCTTCGTTCTGTCTACAAATTGTTTTCATCCAGGGGCATACGTGCTCCGGGTTGCCAGTTCTCGCTAACTTTGGCGACGGTAGCATGACCATTAACACAGATATAGGGTAGTCCCTTACCGATTCGCCTTCTTCTTCATATCCCATGTGTTTGCATGTGGTGGATGGCTACTTCAGCAACACCTATGGGATATATCTTCTAAAGGTATGTTGTAGGCAACTCAATTGTTACACTTCCCACATTCTTTCTCTCCATCGGCGATGTGATGGTAACGAAGCGAGCATTATGGAATTTGTCCAGAATGATATTCTTGGGGATTTAGGTATAACTCTAAGCTTTCTAAGGGTATTTTCTATAAAAGTAGGAACATATGTCCTCTTCATGTTCCATTTGCACTTATTTCATTATCTAATATAATCTAGGTACTAGTGCCAAGAACTCTGGTTTGTTTGCTCTGCTCATGGACATGCTCACCAAGTAGATCTCAATCGAATGAAGATGTGTTAACACGAATGCATGTTTCATCGTAAAACAACTCCAAGCAAAATAGACTATATAAACCGAAGTGCACTGGGTGGATCTCATCATGGTGAATTTTCCTTTTGAGAGAATAATGGTGAACACACAAAAAGGCGATCACGGTACAAGTAGAAGGTGAGATGGGACACAACACGACTTTTTCTAGTTACTGTTATCCATGGACGAGAAATGCATACGTAATAGGAGCGATGGACATCGAGAGGCATGTTCGACCAAAAGACCTACCAAACGATGGTCTACGTGAAAACAATGCTTTCTAGGCATCACAATAATCAAAGCTCCTATCTGACTAAAACTACCAATAATGGCATGAGCCTTCCCAGACCACACTAGTGGATGGCTCTTGGGTTGGGTGGAAACTCAAAGATACGTCTAGTTTTTAACATTTTTTGTTCTCAAGTTCTAGTTTCAAAGTACATACAGAAAAGGATTCTAATTTCAAAGTTGGCtttctcatcttctcctttcttaTATAAAAGAAAATCTTCTCTCTATGGATGATAAGGGGATGTTCATTTCTCCGCCTCCTCGAACCGGTGGTTCCCACTCCAGTCTGCCACTCCAACACTGGGAAGCAAGGAAACTTCAGTTTTATGTGTTTCGCATGTAGTTAGAGTTAGGTTAGGGTTTGGTGTTGTCGTGGAATGGTTTGGATGGTGGCAACGGTGGCGTGTCAAACAGACGTGCCTTGATTTCGTTTCCATCTCAACAACATTGAAGAGTCAATGGGTCTACCGTCGTTGGGCATGTGTATCAGCTTTATGTGGTGTACGTTTGGTTTTGTTGGTGGTGGCAACTTAGTTTTGTGTGCAGATTATTCCTACCCAGGGGCATACGTGCTCCAGATCGCTAATTCCCGCTAGCGATGGTCATGCTGGGATGACCGTTAACATGGATAGAGGGAAGTCCCTTACCAATTCATGGACTTCTCCATATCCCATTGTTTGGATGTGGTCAATGGCTACTGCGGCAACATCTATGAGATATGTCTTCTAAAGGTTTGTGTAGGCGACTCAGTTGTTGCACTTCCCGCATTCGTTTTCAACATCCGTGATGTGATGGTGACCAAGCGAGCGTTGGGAAATAAGTCCAAAATGATATTCTTGTGGATTTATACGTAATTCTAAGCTTTCCTATGGTATTTTCTATAAAAGTGGGAACAAATGTTCTCCACATGTTCCATTTGCACTTATTTTCAatatttaatactccctccatttctttttagtctgcatataagatttggtcaaaaccaaactttgttaactttgactgagtttatagaaaaaaatatcaagattcacaatatgaaatcaatattgttagatgcatcatgaaattaattttcatatcatatagttttagtattgta
Proteins encoded in this window:
- the LOC123180952 gene encoding photosynthetic NDH subunit of subcomplex B 3, chloroplastic, giving the protein MAATSSAALFSVLPLPTASPAYARAGSSHYRPTRSTAALSPIRCSAASPDLSPGAPAPAPPKPQIELEFLGPKPGADGSYPVDRAAAVSGDKLLRDVMVENKIELYAAYGKLMNCGGGGSCGTCIVEIIDGKELLSPRTDAENRYLKKKPESWRLTCQTIVGNKENSGKVVVQRLPQWKK